From the Thomasclavelia ramosa DSM 1402 genome, the window ATGGCATTAGTACCTCAAGTAGTTGAAGCAGTTAGTGTTCCTGTTATAGCAGCTGGTGGAATTGCGAGTGGAAAACAGGTATTGGCAGCGTATGCTCTAGGGGCTTGTGGAGTACAGGTAGGAACTTGTCTGCTTGCAAGCGAAGAGTGTCCGATTCATGAAAATTATAAACAAGCTGTAATCAAAGCTAAAGATACAAGCACTACAGTAACTGGAAGAATCGCAGGAACACCAGTACGGGTAATAAAAAATAAAATGGCTAAAGAGTATGTTAAGCGTGAAAAAGAAGGTGCTGACATGATGGAACTTGAAAAATATACATTAGGTTCACTACGTAGAGCAGTTTTAGAAGGTGACGCCGATACCGGTTCATTAATGGCTGGCCAAGTAGTCGGAATGATCAATGAAATTAGACCTCTAAAAGTAATTATTAAAGAATTATTTGATGATTGTGATAAGGCATTTAAGAAATTAGAAAGCGAGTTTTAATTATGAAAAAGGTAAATATCGGAGATATGACTCTTGATGTACCAATCATACAAGGTGGCATGGGAGTTGGTATTTCACTTGGAAATTTGGCTGGAAATGTTGCTTTAAATGGTGGTATGGGTGTTATTTCAACTGCTCATCCTGGTTATCGTGCTGATGATTTTGAAAAAAATCCGCTAGAAGCTAATAAACGTGAGCTAGCTAATGAAATAAAGAAAGCTAAAGAGATTGCTAAAGGTAAAGGGATGGTTGCAATTAATGCAATGGTCGCAATTACTGACTATGCAGCTTTAGTTGAAGTAGCTGTAAAAAGTAAAATAGATGCAATTATTTCGGGTGCTGGATTACCTATGAACTTACCAAGTTTTGTTCAAGGAACAAAAGTTAAAATTGCCCCAATTGTATCAAGTGGTAAAGCCGCTAAATTGATTTGTAAAACTTGGGATCGTAAATTTAAGGTAGCTCCAGACTTTGTTGTCATTGAAGGAAGTGAAGCTGGTGGTCATCTAGGCTTTCATAAAGAAGATGTGTTAAATAAAACAACGGCTAAATTAGTAGATATTTTTAAAGAAGTAAAAGAGACTGTTCAACCATTTGTTGAAAAATATCAAAAGGATATTCCTATTTTTGTAGCTGGTGGTGTTTATGATAGTGAGGATATTCAAAAGTATTTAGATTTAGGTGCTGATGGTGTTCAAATGGCAACACGGTTTATTTGTACTGAGGAATGTGATGCAGATATTAAATATAAACAAGCATTTATAAATGCTAAAAAAGGAGATATCGAGATTGTTAAATCACCAGTTGGAATGCCGGGAAGAGCCATCATGACGAAGTTGACAAAAAGACTTAAACAAGATGAAAGGATTCCAGTAAAACGCTGTTATAATTGCTTAATTCCTTGTGATGTTAAAACTACGCCTTATTGTATTAGTGGTGCATTGATCAATGCTGCTAAAGGTAATTTGGATGAGGGATTAGTATTTAGTGGAAGCAATGGATATCGTAATGATAAAATTATTTCAGTAAAAGAATTAATGGATGAATTAAAGAGAGGACTAAAATAATGGGTAAGATTGGATTTGTATATGCTGGTCAAGGTAGTCAGGTAGTTGGAATGGGTCAATCATTCTATGATAACTATCAAATTGCTAAAGATGTTTTTGATAACATTGACTTAGATATTGATGTAAAGAAATTATGCTTTGAAGGTCCCCTTGAAGAACTTTCTTTAACAAGAAATACACAACCATGTATGGTTGCTGTTGCTGTAGTAGCAACTAAGCTATTAAAAGAAAATGGAA encodes:
- a CDS encoding NAD(P)H-dependent flavin oxidoreductase, which gives rise to MKKVNIGDMTLDVPIIQGGMGVGISLGNLAGNVALNGGMGVISTAHPGYRADDFEKNPLEANKRELANEIKKAKEIAKGKGMVAINAMVAITDYAALVEVAVKSKIDAIISGAGLPMNLPSFVQGTKVKIAPIVSSGKAAKLICKTWDRKFKVAPDFVVIEGSEAGGHLGFHKEDVLNKTTAKLVDIFKEVKETVQPFVEKYQKDIPIFVAGGVYDSEDIQKYLDLGADGVQMATRFICTEECDADIKYKQAFINAKKGDIEIVKSPVGMPGRAIMTKLTKRLKQDERIPVKRCYNCLIPCDVKTTPYCISGALINAAKGNLDEGLVFSGSNGYRNDKIISVKELMDELKRGLK
- a CDS encoding DUF561 domain-containing protein; the protein is MKLNKLLNIEYPLIQGGMANIATGEFAASVSNAGALGLIGAGGMDTATLKKNIEICRNLTDKPFGVNIMLINPCADEMAQLVIDEKVPVVTTGAGNPGKYVAAWKAAGIKVLPVVPSVALAKRLEKYNVDAIIVEGTEAGGHIGELTTMALVPQVVEAVSVPVIAAGGIASGKQVLAAYALGACGVQVGTCLLASEECPIHENYKQAVIKAKDTSTTVTGRIAGTPVRVIKNKMAKEYVKREKEGADMMELEKYTLGSLRRAVLEGDADTGSLMAGQVVGMINEIRPLKVIIKELFDDCDKAFKKLESEF